The following are encoded in a window of Arthrobacter sp. NicSoilB4 genomic DNA:
- a CDS encoding lipopolysaccharide assembly protein LapA domain-containing protein, with translation MTQTPRGFDPHDSKDALSSQHPGAADAPSAEEGHNTRPPSDGTDLVSGAPADSPSAQRVETPREGAPAAETRQVTRAGMVWVAVASALVVLILLIAFILQNQEYVQVKFFGLQGSVPLGIALFIAAVGGGVLVAIAGAARIIQLRLAAHRARVSRQAGQGTRRR, from the coding sequence ATGACCCAGACACCCCGCGGATTTGATCCCCACGATTCCAAGGACGCCCTGAGCTCCCAGCACCCGGGGGCAGCCGACGCTCCATCCGCCGAGGAGGGCCACAACACCCGGCCCCCTTCCGACGGCACCGATCTGGTGTCCGGGGCGCCTGCTGACTCACCCTCGGCGCAGCGCGTCGAGACTCCCCGGGAAGGGGCTCCCGCCGCGGAGACTCGCCAGGTCACCCGCGCGGGAATGGTCTGGGTCGCGGTCGCGAGCGCACTGGTGGTGCTGATCCTGCTCATCGCCTTCATCCTGCAGAACCAGGAGTATGTGCAGGTGAAGTTCTTTGGTCTCCAAGGATCGGTCCCGCTCGGCATTGCGCTGTTCATTGCCGCGGTCGGCGGCGGCGTACTGGTTGCCATCGCCGGAGCCGCCCGCATCATCCAGCTCCGGCTCGCGGCGCACCGCGCACGCGTCAGCCGCCAGGCTGGCCAGGGCACACGCAGACGCTGA
- a CDS encoding GNAT family N-acetyltransferase: MSCFVVSPGQRRTGVAPALLEAAVGHALAHGAEVVEGYPVDPVQRPKAGPADLYHGTLGLFLSAGFEVVSEAVPGRAVVRLAAPPPGGNP; encoded by the coding sequence GTGAGTTGCTTCGTGGTCTCCCCCGGCCAGCGCCGGACCGGTGTGGCCCCCGCGTTGCTCGAAGCCGCCGTCGGGCATGCCCTCGCCCACGGCGCCGAAGTCGTGGAGGGGTACCCCGTCGATCCCGTCCAACGGCCCAAAGCCGGCCCCGCCGACCTCTATCACGGCACCCTGGGCCTTTTCCTGTCAGCCGGCTTCGAGGTGGTCAGCGAGGCGGTGCCGGGACGCGCCGTCGTCCGGCTGGCGGCGCCGCCGCCCGGCGGCAATCCTTAG
- the map gene encoding type I methionyl aminopeptidase: MSMIKTPAEIALMREAGRVVANTLERVREAAAVGVSLKELDEVAAATISAAGATPAFLGYKPRWASVPFPGVICTSVNDAVVHGIPNDYRLHDGDLLSVDCGAFLEGWCGDAAISFIVGTADPVDQALVDATEAALARGIEAARIGNKMGDLGYAIGGASRRAGYGLLADHGGHGIGKTMHAEPDVPNDGRPGRGIKLTEGLVIAIEPMLIQGGKDDYFHDDDEWTLRSAKGRRAAHSEHTVAITKDGPVILTLP, from the coding sequence ATGTCGATGATCAAGACCCCCGCCGAGATTGCCCTGATGCGCGAAGCCGGCAGGGTGGTGGCCAATACGCTGGAACGCGTCCGGGAGGCCGCCGCCGTCGGGGTGTCCCTGAAGGAACTGGACGAGGTGGCCGCCGCGACGATCTCCGCTGCCGGGGCTACGCCTGCCTTCCTGGGCTACAAGCCGCGGTGGGCTTCGGTGCCGTTCCCCGGCGTGATCTGCACGTCCGTCAACGATGCCGTAGTGCATGGCATCCCCAACGACTACCGGCTCCACGACGGCGATCTGCTCAGCGTGGACTGCGGCGCGTTCCTCGAGGGATGGTGCGGGGACGCGGCGATCAGCTTCATCGTGGGCACGGCCGACCCCGTGGACCAGGCCCTGGTCGACGCCACGGAGGCTGCCCTCGCCCGCGGCATCGAGGCCGCCCGGATCGGCAACAAGATGGGGGACCTGGGCTACGCAATCGGCGGGGCATCACGGCGCGCCGGTTACGGGCTGCTGGCGGACCACGGCGGCCACGGGATCGGCAAGACCATGCATGCCGAGCCGGACGTTCCCAACGACGGCCGGCCCGGCCGCGGCATCAAGCTGACCGAGGGCCTGGTCATCGCGATCGAGCCCATGCTGATCCAGGGCGGCAAAGACGACTACTTCCACGACGACGACGAATGGACCCTCCGCTCGGCGAAAGGCCGCCGGGCCGCCCACAGCGAGCACACCGTGGCCATCACCAAGGACGGGCCGGTCATCCTGACCCTTCCCTAA
- a CDS encoding DNA alkylation repair protein, producing MAHAELMSAIRSRLLQAADPARAAGAQAYMKSEMPSLGVRVPEVRRIVKAAARELPPGSLQELQSTVLELWRGARWREERYAAIDLTGLRLAAGELSMLPLYEEIIRTGAWWDLVDGVSHRLCGLLQTHREDMSPTLIRWSTDADFWIRRAAITAQLGAKSATDPALLAAVIEPNLADPEFFIRKAIGWALRDYAATDPDWVLDFAARHGEALSPLSRREALRKIR from the coding sequence ATGGCCCACGCTGAACTGATGTCCGCGATCCGATCCAGGCTGCTGCAGGCCGCCGACCCGGCCCGGGCGGCAGGCGCCCAGGCCTACATGAAGTCCGAGATGCCCTCGCTGGGGGTCCGGGTTCCCGAGGTCCGGCGGATCGTCAAAGCCGCCGCCCGGGAACTGCCACCCGGTTCCCTGCAGGAACTGCAGTCGACCGTCCTGGAGTTGTGGCGGGGCGCACGCTGGCGGGAGGAACGCTACGCGGCCATCGATCTGACGGGCCTGAGGCTGGCCGCGGGTGAGCTGAGCATGCTCCCGCTCTACGAGGAAATCATCCGCACCGGCGCCTGGTGGGATCTGGTGGACGGGGTCTCGCACCGGCTCTGCGGGCTGCTGCAGACCCACCGGGAGGACATGTCCCCCACGCTCATCCGCTGGAGCACGGACGCGGACTTCTGGATCCGGCGGGCGGCGATCACCGCACAGCTGGGCGCCAAGTCCGCGACGGACCCTGCCCTGCTCGCCGCGGTCATCGAGCCCAACCTGGCCGACCCGGAGTTCTTTATCAGGAAGGCGATCGGCTGGGCGCTGCGGGACTACGCCGCCACGGACCCGGACTGGGTCCTGGACTTCGCGGCACGGCACGGCGAAGCCCTGAGCCCGCTCTCCCGCCGGGAAGCCCTGCGGAAAATCAGATAA
- the mptB gene encoding polyprenol phosphomannose-dependent alpha 1,6 mannosyltransferase MptB — protein sequence MTAPVPAAGKTAAGTSPAAAVADVDNARSPLLAGFVGSLFMAIGSLGVGWLAPASELRRVPLFIWLRTEAFGVGLCIVLLAVGGMLLVRAWLRLGQRVRVWGAEARKATLQAVVLWGLPLMFSVPLFSRDVYAYIGQGRLMVEGFNPYENGISALSNYFQLGADKMWTEAPVPYGQLFLWIEQFVVWSTNVHPEASIMLFRLAALVGIVLCIIYVPKLAELHGVNPHRALWLTAANPLFLTNFIASVHNDALMIGLALAGIYYCATRRVILGLVLVTLSISVKPITIVFLPFIGLLWAGKGASWPRKFVFWGLTAGISLALLYAMSMVNGFGFGWIGGLSAPGSIWIWYAPVGLLGLVVASIFNAFGLDGWGLAKWVYDAGKLLALGIIAWQIFRGDYDRLIRRLTLAFAAVVVLAPMIQSWYVVWLIPLFAVTGIRDDWQVKALYFIVSFFMVYAISDQLEVFPYLQTADLGLALALARNAAAIIALLFALYLIFLDPKTKMLFSKSEEPVTTRPVI from the coding sequence ATGACGGCGCCTGTGCCTGCGGCGGGAAAAACGGCTGCCGGCACGTCCCCGGCAGCAGCCGTTGCTGACGTGGACAATGCCCGTTCACCGCTTCTGGCGGGATTCGTCGGTTCGCTCTTTATGGCGATCGGTTCGCTCGGCGTCGGCTGGTTGGCGCCGGCCTCGGAGCTCCGCCGCGTTCCGTTGTTCATCTGGCTGCGCACGGAAGCCTTCGGCGTCGGCCTGTGCATTGTGCTGCTGGCCGTCGGCGGTATGCTGCTCGTCCGCGCCTGGCTCAGGCTCGGCCAGCGAGTGCGGGTCTGGGGAGCGGAGGCCCGCAAGGCAACCCTGCAGGCGGTTGTCCTGTGGGGGCTGCCCCTGATGTTCTCGGTGCCGCTGTTCAGCCGTGATGTCTACGCCTACATCGGGCAGGGCCGGCTGATGGTGGAAGGCTTCAACCCGTACGAAAACGGCATCTCCGCGCTGTCGAACTACTTCCAGCTCGGGGCCGACAAGATGTGGACCGAGGCGCCCGTGCCCTACGGCCAGCTGTTCCTCTGGATCGAGCAGTTCGTGGTCTGGTCCACCAACGTGCACCCGGAAGCCAGCATCATGCTGTTCCGGCTCGCCGCGCTGGTCGGGATCGTGCTGTGCATCATCTACGTGCCAAAGCTCGCCGAACTGCACGGCGTAAACCCGCACCGCGCCCTGTGGCTGACGGCAGCCAACCCGCTCTTCCTCACCAACTTCATCGCCAGCGTCCACAACGACGCGCTGATGATCGGCCTGGCCCTGGCCGGGATCTACTACTGCGCCACCCGGCGGGTCATCCTCGGCCTGGTCCTGGTAACACTGTCCATCTCGGTCAAACCCATCACGATCGTCTTCCTGCCGTTCATTGGCCTGCTCTGGGCAGGAAAAGGTGCCAGCTGGCCGCGGAAGTTCGTTTTCTGGGGGCTCACCGCCGGCATCAGCCTGGCCCTGCTGTACGCCATGAGCATGGTCAACGGTTTCGGTTTCGGCTGGATCGGCGGGCTCTCCGCCCCGGGCAGCATCTGGATCTGGTACGCCCCGGTGGGACTGCTGGGCCTGGTGGTCGCGTCCATCTTCAACGCCTTCGGCCTTGACGGCTGGGGGCTGGCCAAGTGGGTGTACGACGCCGGAAAGCTGCTGGCGCTCGGCATCATCGCCTGGCAGATCTTCCGCGGCGACTATGACCGCCTGATCCGCCGGCTCACGCTGGCGTTCGCCGCCGTCGTCGTCCTGGCCCCGATGATCCAGTCCTGGTACGTCGTCTGGCTCATCCCGCTTTTCGCTGTCACCGGCATCCGTGATGACTGGCAGGTCAAGGCCCTGTACTTCATCGTGTCGTTCTTTATGGTGTACGCGATCTCGGACCAGCTGGAAGTGTTCCCCTACCTGCAGACCGCGGATCTCGGCCTGGCGCTGGCCCTGGCCCGCAACGCCGCCGCGATCATTGCCCTGCTCTTCGCCCTGTACCTGATCTTCCTCGACCCCAAGACCAAGATGCTCTTCAGCAAGTCCGAGGAACCGGTCACCACCCGCCCGGTTATCTGA